The following coding sequences lie in one Calidithermus timidus DSM 17022 genomic window:
- a CDS encoding polysaccharide deacetylase family protein, with product MEAFLETLIGLILLAYALAEVLGRWMGVGALAWGKRSEPKIALTFDDGPSERTPELLALLERHGVKATMFLTGQKAEQHPELVEAIRAAGHQLEAHGYWHRPALLMAPWTEWAHIARSPGQLYRPPWGIHSPFTRLFARLQGKQVALWDLESRDWLEQDPAALVERLLFYVKGGSVILLHDGPERTLKLLELLLPRLKEYGYQPVRMDEMELRPLGPRQGLERALQGSEERFDAKAEVYKAGYRYNNVLRLQKQQYHGPELPGYPQGTPCMWIHFESARLAAMSPMQALRAFRETLKEAARVLEAHPDVRFIYGMSYLGEGAKALGFEMHPLPRRDELLSKVTTAWFSWLYRGELPKHLFSDPAQIVYMTRETLLSRYGSAKPATTPSSPPPAPAQPQSPPA from the coding sequence ATGGAGGCCTTTCTGGAAACGCTGATCGGACTCATCCTGCTGGCTTACGCCTTGGCCGAGGTGCTCGGCCGCTGGATGGGGGTGGGGGCATTGGCCTGGGGCAAGCGCTCCGAGCCCAAAATCGCCCTCACCTTCGACGACGGCCCCAGCGAGCGCACGCCCGAGTTGCTGGCGCTGCTCGAGCGCCACGGCGTCAAGGCCACGATGTTCCTCACCGGCCAAAAAGCCGAACAACACCCCGAGCTCGTCGAGGCCATCCGGGCTGCGGGGCACCAGCTCGAGGCCCACGGCTACTGGCACCGGCCCGCGCTGCTGATGGCTCCCTGGACCGAGTGGGCCCACATCGCCCGCAGCCCTGGGCAGCTCTACCGCCCGCCCTGGGGCATCCACTCCCCCTTCACCCGCCTCTTCGCCCGGCTGCAGGGCAAGCAGGTGGCGCTGTGGGACCTCGAGTCGCGCGACTGGCTCGAGCAAGACCCCGCCGCCCTGGTCGAGCGGCTGCTGTTCTACGTCAAGGGCGGCTCGGTGATCCTGCTGCACGACGGCCCCGAGCGCACCCTCAAGTTGCTCGAGCTCCTGCTGCCCCGGCTCAAGGAGTACGGCTACCAACCCGTGCGGATGGACGAGATGGAGCTGCGGCCCCTAGGCCCGCGGCAGGGGCTCGAGCGGGCCCTGCAGGGCAGCGAGGAGCGCTTCGACGCCAAGGCCGAGGTGTACAAGGCCGGCTACCGCTACAACAACGTCCTGCGGCTGCAAAAGCAGCAGTACCACGGCCCTGAACTGCCGGGCTACCCGCAAGGGACGCCCTGCATGTGGATCCACTTTGAGTCGGCGCGGTTGGCTGCCATGAGCCCCATGCAGGCGCTGCGGGCCTTCCGCGAGACGCTCAAGGAGGCCGCCCGGGTGCTCGAGGCCCATCCCGACGTGCGCTTCATCTACGGCATGAGCTACCTGGGCGAGGGGGCTAAGGCGCTGGGCTTCGAGATGCACCCCCTGCCCCGCCGCGACGAGCTTTTGTCCAAGGTCACCACCGCCTGGTTCTCTTGGCTCTACCGCGGCGAGCTACCCAAGCACCTCTTCAGCGACCCCGCCCAGATCGTCTACATGACCCGCGAGACCCTGCTCAGCCGCTACGGGAGCGCGAAGCCCGCAACCACGCCTTCTTCCCCACCCCCGGCACCCGCTCAACCTCAAAGCCCGCCTGCGTGA
- a CDS encoding glycosyltransferase produces the protein MQRFSVVIPARNEEAFIGGALEALARQTLPPHEVIVVDNGSTDATAEIARRYGARVVTCPTPGVAAARQAGLEAATGEWVASTDADSLPQPQWLEALARYTDGAVALYGPMAFYGLRPWEEWASEWAYRLFLRLMAALGKPNLGGANMAFRREVALEVGGYPPVHAREDVLLGLALQERGRVRYVPEAMVRTSPRRLEKGLLPFLAQQLRNLSGRTEGYFAEDGERER, from the coding sequence TTGCAGCGTTTTTCGGTGGTGATCCCGGCCCGCAATGAGGAAGCTTTCATCGGTGGGGCGCTCGAGGCCCTCGCCCGCCAGACCCTACCCCCTCACGAGGTCATCGTCGTGGATAACGGATCTACCGACGCCACCGCCGAGATCGCCCGACGGTACGGTGCGCGGGTGGTCACCTGCCCCACCCCGGGGGTCGCGGCGGCGCGGCAGGCGGGCCTCGAGGCCGCCACCGGCGAGTGGGTGGCCTCTACCGACGCCGACTCGCTGCCGCAGCCGCAGTGGCTCGAGGCCCTCGCCCGCTACACTGACGGGGCGGTGGCGCTGTACGGCCCCATGGCCTTCTACGGCTTGCGCCCGTGGGAGGAGTGGGCCTCGGAGTGGGCCTACCGGCTGTTCTTGCGGCTGATGGCCGCTTTGGGCAAGCCCAACCTGGGCGGGGCCAACATGGCCTTCCGGCGGGAGGTGGCGCTCGAAGTGGGCGGCTACCCCCCGGTGCACGCGCGCGAGGATGTGCTGTTGGGGCTGGCCTTACAGGAGCGGGGGCGGGTGCGCTATGTGCCCGAGGCCATGGTGCGCACCTCACCCCGCCGACTCGAGAAGGGGCTGTTGCCCTTCCTGGCGCAACAGCTACGCAACCTCAGCGGGAGGACGGAAGGCTACTTCGCGGAAGACGGGGAAAGGGAAAGATGA
- a CDS encoding glycosyltransferase family 4 protein: MIEVTFVTDAPRIAGSEIWLLTHLPRLRQQGFSPRVLLPNTKILNEYAQHLEYSGVPVHRFPNLAEAALQTTNAHLRVIQAWSPATYNFLLTRLPSPKAALIHDQLEYHYPAGVRGLYRLVYRLTKSRALMRSDALITVSRWGARFMEQYLGLSKVLSVCNGVDAERFKPNPQQREALRQGYGFRHFTVLVPGRMALEKNALASIRTARLAPELEFVFVGDDDSSIGMTVKWLARYWRLNNVRFLGKRWDMPQLYQAADAVLQPTLAENQSLVTLEAMASALPVVTTPIPSQAELITHEHDGLLVPAHPEALAEVLRKLAHSSALTARLGAAARTRILNNHTLEHSTDALAQVLARLIQN; the protein is encoded by the coding sequence ATGATCGAAGTGACCTTCGTTACTGACGCCCCCCGCATAGCGGGTAGCGAGATCTGGCTCCTGACCCACCTCCCTCGACTGCGCCAGCAAGGCTTTTCCCCTCGGGTCCTCCTGCCTAACACGAAGATCTTAAATGAGTACGCTCAGCATCTCGAGTACTCCGGGGTTCCGGTGCACCGCTTCCCTAACCTTGCTGAAGCTGCTTTACAGACTACCAATGCTCACCTACGGGTCATCCAAGCATGGAGTCCAGCGACCTATAACTTTCTCCTTACCCGCCTACCCAGCCCCAAAGCAGCCCTTATCCACGACCAGCTTGAGTATCACTACCCGGCTGGAGTGCGCGGTCTGTACCGCCTAGTCTACAGGCTCACCAAGTCACGGGCCCTGATGAGATCGGATGCACTGATCACAGTGTCAAGGTGGGGTGCGCGCTTCATGGAGCAGTACTTAGGCCTATCCAAGGTACTGTCGGTATGCAACGGCGTCGATGCTGAGCGGTTTAAGCCTAATCCTCAGCAGCGCGAAGCACTACGACAGGGCTACGGTTTCCGCCATTTCACCGTACTGGTTCCTGGGCGAATGGCACTGGAGAAAAACGCCCTTGCCTCAATCCGAACTGCCCGCCTGGCACCGGAGCTCGAATTTGTCTTCGTCGGAGACGATGACTCTAGCATCGGCATGACGGTCAAGTGGCTCGCACGCTACTGGCGACTGAACAATGTGCGCTTCTTGGGGAAACGCTGGGACATGCCCCAACTTTACCAAGCCGCCGACGCAGTGCTGCAACCAACCCTTGCTGAGAATCAGTCGTTGGTAACGCTCGAGGCCATGGCTAGTGCCCTACCAGTCGTTACTACACCTATCCCATCTCAGGCCGAGCTCATCACCCACGAGCACGACGGTCTATTGGTCCCTGCGCATCCCGAAGCTTTGGCCGAGGTACTAAGGAAACTAGCCCACAGTTCCGCCCTCACGGCACGGCTTGGGGCTGCAGCTAGAACCCGGATCCTCAACAATCATACCCTCGAGCACAGCACCGACGCGCTGGCACAAGTGCTAGCCCGGCTAATTCAAAATTAG
- a CDS encoding MFS transporter — MFRILPWRQRGLGALLRLMLAWGLLEGVRSGFYAGYLILYGPKELGLNAAIVGLSFTIHLLADSFGKGVGGYLVQRYGIGVVTIFGAGMGMLALYGASSVKSPLLLFLISGVWGISLASILPGLKTLSSRLAFQGREGRALTLTDGLTAPWAGIGLLGVGLVTKHNPDLAFALLLGGQIAAVLLGISLLGLPIAMRLHKREYYPWRRLLIFIPAAFGQTFAPAMIGFQVLPFAQKIGLLPWQVVVLMVLGGSLVFALVPFTGRIADRVSPRWLLILGLATLGASMFWLASKPGFGEMLLLAVVAGAGFACFVPSWNALVIRILPEANRAAAWGTLLMVEGLGFALGPSAGGFITATFSTVSVTARVGGAILLVLSVFYLIVLWRPFWKR; from the coding sequence GTGTTCCGGATCTTACCCTGGCGGCAGCGCGGTTTGGGCGCGCTGCTGCGGCTCATGCTCGCATGGGGGCTGCTCGAGGGCGTTAGAAGCGGCTTCTACGCGGGCTACCTCATCCTCTACGGGCCCAAAGAACTCGGCCTGAACGCGGCGATTGTGGGCCTGTCCTTCACCATTCACCTTCTGGCCGATAGCTTCGGCAAGGGGGTCGGGGGGTATTTGGTTCAGCGTTACGGGATCGGTGTAGTGACCATCTTCGGCGCAGGGATGGGGATGCTGGCGCTCTACGGCGCCTCCTCGGTGAAGTCCCCCCTGCTGTTGTTCCTGATCTCAGGGGTGTGGGGCATCTCCCTGGCGAGCATCCTGCCCGGGCTCAAGACCCTGAGCAGCCGCCTGGCCTTTCAGGGCCGCGAGGGTCGGGCCCTGACCCTCACCGACGGGCTCACCGCCCCCTGGGCCGGGATCGGCCTGCTGGGCGTGGGCCTGGTGACCAAGCACAACCCCGACCTGGCCTTCGCCCTGCTGCTGGGCGGCCAGATCGCGGCCGTACTGCTGGGGATCAGCCTGCTGGGCCTGCCCATCGCTATGCGGCTGCACAAGCGGGAGTACTACCCCTGGCGACGGCTGCTCATCTTCATCCCCGCAGCCTTCGGCCAGACCTTCGCCCCGGCCATGATCGGCTTCCAAGTGCTGCCCTTCGCCCAAAAGATTGGCCTGCTACCCTGGCAGGTGGTGGTACTGATGGTGCTGGGAGGCAGCCTGGTCTTTGCCCTGGTGCCCTTCACCGGCCGTATCGCCGACCGAGTCTCCCCCCGCTGGCTGCTGATCCTGGGCCTGGCAACCCTGGGTGCTTCGATGTTCTGGCTCGCCTCCAAGCCCGGCTTCGGCGAGATGCTCCTGCTGGCCGTGGTCGCGGGCGCGGGCTTCGCCTGCTTCGTGCCGAGCTGGAACGCGCTGGTGATCCGCATCCTGCCCGAGGCCAACCGTGCGGCGGCCTGGGGTACCCTCCTGATGGTGGAAGGGCTGGGCTTCGCCTTAGGACCCTCCGCCGGCGGGTTCATCACCGCCACATTCAGCACCGTCTCGGTCACCGCCCGGGTCGGGGGCGCGATCCTCCTGGTGCTGAGCGTCTTCTACCTGATCGTGCTATGGAGGCCTTTCTGGAAACGCTGA
- a CDS encoding glycosyltransferase family 4 protein, translating into MRLYRIGLFTDVYLPNPNGVSTSIYLLLRELRRMGHDAWVMAPEGPNDPTGEEAVVRIPSVAYPFFEGQRLAMPSNRYLPTKFEIIHTHTPLFLGLWGSRLARRREIPHISTFHTHYEKYAHYVPGLAMLDRYTGLIQSLSRAFYNRCEVVIAPTEPVKALVESYGVERPISVIPTGVDTDILEQAPEVPSPWPPGKRRLITVGRLGKEKSFEVVLEALARIRPHADAHLVHVGEGPEEANLKAWAAKLGVLEHVTFVGAVPYRAIGGYYRHAEVFLFASETETQGLVLWEAQAMGVPVVVVGAEGTLQGVDEGRSGYLVPPRDAHCMAQRTLELLADESLRQRLSQGARKFAQARSARRIAESIVGLYDEAREIQQIEPKKLIFPFPRLPRSSLPSSR; encoded by the coding sequence ATGCGCTTATACCGAATCGGCCTGTTCACCGACGTCTATCTACCCAATCCCAACGGCGTCTCGACGAGCATCTACCTGCTGCTGCGCGAGCTGCGACGGATGGGGCACGATGCTTGGGTGATGGCCCCCGAAGGCCCCAACGACCCCACCGGTGAAGAGGCGGTGGTGCGCATCCCCAGCGTGGCCTACCCCTTCTTCGAGGGACAGCGCCTGGCCATGCCCTCCAACCGCTACCTGCCCACCAAGTTCGAGATCATCCACACCCACACCCCGCTGTTTTTGGGGCTTTGGGGCAGCAGGCTGGCCCGCAGGCGGGAAATCCCCCATATCTCGACCTTTCACACCCACTACGAGAAGTACGCTCACTACGTTCCCGGTCTGGCCATGCTCGACCGCTATACCGGGCTCATCCAGAGCCTCTCCCGCGCTTTCTACAACCGCTGCGAGGTGGTCATCGCGCCCACCGAGCCAGTCAAGGCCCTTGTCGAGTCCTACGGGGTCGAGCGCCCCATCTCGGTAATCCCAACCGGGGTGGACACCGACATCCTCGAGCAGGCTCCCGAAGTACCCTCCCCCTGGCCCCCGGGCAAGCGCCGCCTGATCACGGTGGGAAGGCTGGGCAAGGAGAAGAGCTTCGAGGTGGTGCTCGAGGCCTTAGCGCGAATCCGGCCTCACGCCGACGCCCACCTGGTCCACGTGGGCGAAGGGCCGGAAGAGGCTAATTTGAAGGCTTGGGCAGCCAAGCTGGGGGTGCTCGAGCACGTTACCTTCGTAGGGGCGGTGCCCTACCGGGCGATTGGTGGGTACTACCGTCACGCCGAGGTGTTCTTGTTCGCCAGCGAGACCGAGACCCAGGGCTTGGTGCTGTGGGAAGCCCAAGCCATGGGCGTACCGGTAGTGGTGGTGGGGGCCGAGGGCACCTTACAGGGGGTGGACGAGGGCCGCAGCGGCTACCTGGTGCCGCCCAGGGATGCCCACTGCATGGCACAGCGCACGCTCGAGCTCCTTGCCGATGAATCCCTGCGCCAGCGCCTGAGCCAAGGGGCCCGCAAATTCGCCCAAGCCCGCAGCGCCCGCCGCATCGCCGAGTCTATCGTGGGGCTCTACGACGAAGCCCGCGAGATCCAGCAGATCGAGCCCAAAAAGCTCATCTTTCCCTTTCCCCGTCTTCCGCGAAGTAGCCTTCCGTCCTCCCGCTGA
- a CDS encoding glycosyltransferase family 4 protein produces the protein MIGGSEVYLREMLPRLRALGLEPEVALPKLEGNRPIREALAERGITVHAYTDPAEIPKQYDLYLVSTWYPQNALRFHRLLPQPPIMLVHDQIEVWYPLGLYRLYRLGYRLLQVPNLQRSKAVITVSHWAARWLKEVHGVRPEVYGVPNGVDTEKFRPPLPGEREVLRQKLGLERFSVLVPHRMSPEKNHGSVLLAARQTPEADYLFVGAGELMGYWQKVARLLGLRNVRFLGRRMDMPELYRAADAMLQPTLGENLSLVTLEAMASGLPVISSPIPAQAELIEDGVNGLLVPARPGPIARAVRELAADCAKARRLAEVARARVLQQHTLEATAQRLAEVLHNY, from the coding sequence ATGATCGGCGGCAGCGAGGTGTACTTGCGTGAGATGCTCCCCCGGCTGCGCGCGCTGGGGCTGGAGCCCGAAGTGGCCCTGCCGAAGCTCGAGGGCAACCGCCCCATCCGCGAAGCGTTGGCCGAGCGGGGCATTACGGTACACGCTTACACCGATCCCGCTGAAATCCCCAAGCAGTACGACCTGTATCTCGTCTCCACCTGGTATCCGCAGAACGCGCTGCGTTTTCACCGCCTTCTCCCCCAGCCCCCCATCATGCTGGTTCACGATCAGATCGAGGTCTGGTATCCCCTAGGGCTATACCGGCTCTACCGGCTGGGCTATCGGCTGCTGCAGGTGCCCAACCTACAGCGCTCCAAGGCGGTGATTACCGTCTCGCACTGGGCTGCCCGCTGGCTGAAGGAGGTCCACGGGGTGCGACCGGAGGTCTATGGCGTGCCCAACGGCGTGGACACCGAGAAGTTCCGCCCCCCCCTGCCGGGCGAGCGCGAGGTCCTGCGGCAGAAGCTGGGGCTCGAGCGCTTCAGCGTGCTGGTACCGCACCGCATGAGCCCGGAGAAGAACCACGGCTCCGTCCTGCTGGCTGCCCGCCAAACACCCGAGGCGGACTACCTCTTCGTGGGCGCGGGCGAGTTGATGGGCTACTGGCAGAAGGTCGCCCGGCTCCTGGGGCTACGTAACGTCCGCTTCCTGGGCCGGCGAATGGACATGCCCGAGCTTTACCGCGCCGCCGACGCCATGCTCCAGCCCACCCTGGGGGAAAACCTCTCGTTGGTGACGCTGGAGGCCATGGCCAGTGGACTGCCGGTGATCTCCAGCCCCATTCCCGCTCAGGCCGAGCTGATCGAAGATGGGGTCAACGGGCTGTTGGTACCTGCGCGACCCGGCCCCATCGCCCGCGCCGTACGGGAACTGGCCGCCGATTGCGCTAAAGCTCGCCGCTTAGCCGAGGTCGCGCGGGCCAGGGTACTGCAGCAGCACACGCTCGAGGCCACTGCCCAGCGCCTAGCAGAAGTACTGCATAATTACTAA
- a CDS encoding DegV family protein, with the protein MELGIITDSASDLSPAAAGELGVGLVPLYVQVGSARYKDWRELDPDSLYAQIRQGAHPSTEPPTVGDFIEVYERYLRHYDRLLSIHLSGEISLTVERAREAAGKVAPGRIRIFDSRTVSGGLSALVYRAAECVAMGWEEEAIVAELRRIQREDAILFSVASLEHLVRGGRLPRIGQAIGDLLGLRPILTVQEGKIKMVRAVREAAVAQNLVKQALEPLKGRRVRVTIAHADAPGEVLEEIKELTNKAGVLLDKGRVIRMGSIVTAHTGLGTLGVHAYPVA; encoded by the coding sequence ATGGAGCTGGGGATCATCACCGATTCGGCAAGCGACCTTTCTCCGGCGGCTGCCGGAGAGCTGGGAGTGGGCCTGGTTCCGCTGTACGTACAGGTAGGCTCTGCGCGCTACAAGGACTGGCGTGAGCTCGACCCGGACAGCCTTTACGCTCAGATTCGTCAGGGGGCTCACCCCAGCACCGAACCCCCCACGGTCGGGGACTTCATCGAGGTCTACGAGCGCTACCTGCGCCACTACGACCGCCTGCTGTCCATCCACCTCTCGGGAGAGATCTCGCTCACCGTAGAGCGGGCCCGTGAGGCGGCAGGCAAGGTCGCGCCGGGCCGCATTCGGATCTTCGACAGCCGCACCGTTTCGGGGGGGTTGTCGGCGTTGGTCTACCGGGCCGCCGAGTGCGTGGCGATGGGCTGGGAGGAGGAAGCCATCGTCGCCGAGCTGCGCCGTATTCAGCGGGAGGACGCCATCCTCTTCAGCGTGGCCAGCCTCGAGCACCTCGTGCGTGGGGGACGCCTACCCAGGATTGGCCAGGCCATCGGCGACCTGCTGGGGCTGCGGCCCATCCTCACCGTGCAGGAGGGCAAGATCAAGATGGTGCGGGCGGTGCGTGAGGCTGCGGTGGCGCAGAACCTGGTCAAGCAGGCGCTCGAGCCCCTCAAGGGCCGGCGAGTGCGGGTCACCATCGCCCACGCCGACGCTCCCGGCGAGGTGCTCGAGGAGATCAAGGAACTCACCAACAAAGCGGGGGTGCTGCTCGACAAGGGGCGCGTCATCCGCATGGGCTCCATCGTCACCGCTCACACCGGGCTAGGTACCTTGGGTGTTCACGCCTACCCGGTGGCCTGA
- the mnmD gene encoding tRNA (5-methylaminomethyl-2-thiouridine)(34)-methyltransferase MnmD, whose product MNAPEPRPFERLETADGSSTLLHPLFKEAYSSVHGALTQARRLYLELTRTHLHPKPRVLEIGFGLGVNLRVTLESALSRGVRLEYLGYEFAPVERALLESVEVPLGEVARGVWAQVLERWPGASRSLEPLRLLGEWGSLEIRFEDVTKAQFPRAWATAIYLDPFSPAVNPEPWSLEVMRKLHRTARPGAWLATYSVAGSVRRNLTQAGFEVERVPGVGKKAWLRASRSRSG is encoded by the coding sequence TTGAACGCTCCTGAACCCAGGCCCTTCGAGCGCCTGGAAACCGCCGACGGATCGTCCACGCTGCTGCACCCGCTGTTCAAGGAAGCCTATAGCTCGGTGCACGGGGCGCTGACCCAGGCCCGCAGGCTCTACCTCGAGCTCACCCGCACCCACCTCCACCCCAAGCCCAGGGTGCTCGAGATCGGCTTTGGCCTCGGGGTCAACCTCCGGGTCACGCTGGAGAGCGCCCTGAGCCGGGGGGTGCGGCTGGAGTACCTCGGCTACGAGTTCGCCCCGGTCGAGCGGGCGCTGCTGGAGTCGGTAGAGGTGCCCCTCGGCGAGGTGGCGCGGGGAGTTTGGGCGCAGGTGCTGGAGCGTTGGCCCGGCGCGAGCAGATCCCTCGAGCCCCTGCGGCTGTTGGGCGAGTGGGGCAGCTTGGAAATCCGCTTCGAGGACGTGACGAAGGCCCAATTCCCGCGAGCTTGGGCCACGGCGATCTACCTCGATCCCTTCAGCCCCGCGGTCAACCCCGAGCCCTGGAGCCTCGAGGTCATGCGCAAACTTCACCGAACCGCCCGGCCAGGGGCCTGGTTGGCAACCTACTCGGTTGCGGGCTCCGTTCGCCGCAATCTCACGCAGGCGGGCTTTGAGGTTGAGCGGGTGCCGGGGGTGGGGAAGAAGGCGTGGTTGCGGGCTTCGCGCTCCCGTAGCGGCTGA